The genomic segment TTGTATCTTCACCGATTACATCATACCAACTGGCCACAGGTAACTGACTGGCAATTATTGTCGAGGCCTTAGCGTGTCTATCTTCGATTATTTCCATCAGATCCAGCCTTTGCTGCTGGTCCAGATTTACCAGGCCGAAGTCATCGACAATAAGTAGGTCTGTTTTTGATATCCTGTCCATCAGCTTGTGCAGTGTACCTTCCAGGCGGGCCATTTTAGTTTTTAGAAGTAGTTTTTGCAGATTAAAGTACAGGACTTTATACCCCTGCGCACAGGCATGATGGCCCAATGCCGAAGAGAGGAAGCTCTTCCCACAGCCGGTAGCACCGCTGATGAGTATCGGATCTCCTTTTTTGATGTATTCGCCGGTAGCCAGCGTAGTGATCAATCCCTTGTCCAAACCTCTGGTAGCGACCATGTTTATTTCTTCTATGGAAGCCTGATAGCGGAACCCGGCATTCTGTTTGAGGCGCTCAAACCTTTTTTCATCCCGTTCATCTGATTCTGCCTGAAGCAATAGGGACAGTCCTTCGGAAAGGGAGAGTTCTGTACTGCGGCGGGTTTCATTCAATGCTTTCCAGTTACGCTCCATACCATGTAAGCGCAACGCTCTCATCTGTGTTTCAATATTCATCTTATTTTATTATTGTTTATTTTATTCTGTTCATT from the Sphingobacterium thalpophilum genome contains:
- the istB gene encoding IS21-like element helper ATPase IstB, coding for MNIETQMRALRLHGMERNWKALNETRRSTELSLSEGLSLLLQAESDERDEKRFERLKQNAGFRYQASIEEINMVATRGLDKGLITTLATGEYIKKGDPILISGATGCGKSFLSSALGHHACAQGYKVLYFNLQKLLLKTKMARLEGTLHKLMDRISKTDLLIVDDFGLVNLDQQQRLDLMEIIEDRHAKASTIIASQLPVASWYDVIGEDTIADAILDRLIHGSYRIELKGESLRKKK